In Thiospirochaeta perfilievii, a single window of DNA contains:
- the rpsQ gene encoding 30S ribosomal protein S17 — protein MENKSNKKLFTGIVESNKMEKTIVVRVTTKVLHPLYKKYVTSSKKYMAHDENSEANIGDTVRIIESRPMSKRKKWAMTEIVEKAK, from the coding sequence GTGGAAAATAAATCAAATAAAAAGCTTTTTACAGGAATCGTAGAAAGTAATAAGATGGAAAAAACAATTGTTGTTCGAGTAACAACTAAGGTTTTACATCCACTTTATAAGAAATACGTTACTAGTAGTAAGAAATATATGGCTCACGATGAAAATAGTGAAGCAAATATTGGCGATACTGTAAGAATTATTGAGTCTAGACCAATGAGTAAAAGAAAAAAATGGGCTATGACTGAAATCGTTGAAAAAGCGAAATAG
- the rplN gene encoding 50S ribosomal protein L14, with product MIQMQTYLNVADNSGGKKVMCIKVLGGSHRMTATVGDIIVVAVKEALPNSGIKKGEVKKAVIVRTHKEIRRKDGSYIRFDDNACVILDDKLEPVGKRIFGPVARELREVGQMKIVSLAPEVL from the coding sequence ATGATTCAAATGCAAACTTACCTTAATGTCGCTGATAACAGCGGTGGAAAAAAGGTAATGTGTATTAAGGTATTAGGTGGTTCTCATAGAATGACTGCCACTGTTGGTGATATCATCGTTGTAGCTGTAAAAGAGGCTTTACCAAACTCCGGAATTAAAAAGGGAGAGGTTAAGAAAGCTGTTATTGTTAGAACACACAAAGAGATTAGAAGAAAAGATGGTTCTTATATCAGATTTGATGATAATGCTTGTGTTATTCTTGATGATAAATTAGAGCCTGTTGGTAAGCGTATTTTTGGACCTGTTGCTAGGGAGCTTAGAGAAGTTGGTCAAATGAAGATCGTTTCTTTAGCACCTGAGGTACTGTAG
- the rplX gene encoding 50S ribosomal protein L24: MAVKYKIKKGDLVQIIAGKDFNKKNPKTGKVLKVNQEKGRVIVEGINIVKKTVKGNPQTGEKGSIVEVEAALDISNVKVVCPKCGPVRVGIKIDANEKTRVCKKCGEKL, from the coding sequence ATGGCTGTAAAATATAAGATTAAGAAAGGTGACTTAGTACAAATTATTGCTGGAAAAGATTTTAATAAAAAAAATCCTAAAACTGGTAAGGTATTAAAAGTTAACCAAGAAAAAGGCCGAGTAATTGTAGAGGGTATTAACATTGTTAAGAAAACTGTAAAAGGTAACCCTCAGACTGGTGAAAAAGGTTCAATTGTTGAGGTTGAAGCAGCTTTAGATATTTCTAATGTTAAAGTTGTTTGTCCTAAGTGTGGACCAGTACGAGTTGGAATCAAAATTGATGCTAACGAAAAAACTCGTGTTTGTAAGAAGTGTGGGGAAAAACTGTAA
- the rplE gene encoding 50S ribosomal protein L5, producing MGYVPKLKAEYKNSIADAMNKEFGYKSVMQIPKLEKIVVSAGVGEAINNKKLLDAMVEEMTLITGQKPVKTAARKSIAGFKLREGQLIGAKVTLRGDRMYEFMERLISVAIPREKDFKGVNDKAFDGNGNYSLGIKEQIIFPEIEYDKIEKVSGMNIAFVTSAKSNEEAKSLLTKFGMPFKK from the coding sequence ATGGGATACGTACCTAAATTAAAAGCTGAATACAAAAACAGTATTGCAGATGCAATGAATAAGGAATTTGGTTACAAATCAGTAATGCAAATTCCTAAGCTTGAAAAAATTGTTGTAAGTGCTGGTGTTGGTGAAGCAATAAATAATAAAAAGCTTTTAGATGCAATGGTTGAAGAGATGACTTTAATCACTGGTCAAAAACCAGTTAAAACTGCTGCAAGAAAATCTATTGCTGGATTTAAACTAAGAGAAGGACAGTTAATTGGTGCTAAAGTAACTCTACGTGGTGATAGAATGTATGAGTTTATGGAGAGACTAATTTCTGTAGCTATTCCTCGAGAGAAAGACTTTAAAGGTGTTAACGATAAAGCTTTTGACGGTAATGGAAACTACTCATTAGGTATTAAGGAACAGATTATCTTTCCTGAAATAGAATACGATAAGATCGAAAAAGTTAGTGGTATGAATATTGCTTTTGTTACATCTGCAAAGAGTAACGAAGAAGCAAAATCATTATTAACTAAGTTCGGTATGCCTTTCAAGAAATAG
- a CDS encoding type Z 30S ribosomal protein S14, translating into MAKKSMIVKAQRTPKFKTRGYNRCRVCGRPRGYMRKFQMCRICFRVLASEGMIPGITKASW; encoded by the coding sequence ATGGCTAAAAAATCTATGATTGTAAAAGCTCAGAGAACTCCTAAGTTCAAAACACGTGGATACAATAGATGTAGAGTGTGTGGAAGACCTAGAGGGTACATGAGAAAGTTTCAAATGTGCAGAATTTGTTTTAGAGTGTTAGCTAGCGAAGGTATGATTCCTGGTATAACTAAGGCTAGTTGGTAG
- the rpsH gene encoding 30S ribosomal protein S8, with the protein MSVSDPVADMLTIIRNASSAEFEKVDIRTSKLKLEIIKILKNEGYIKNFKKVSIDDKPSIRVFLKYDDKNQPVINGIKSVSTPGRRVYSGYKDMPRVLNGFGTVIVSSSNGVITGKKAVQQNVGGEIICKVW; encoded by the coding sequence ATGAGTGTTTCAGATCCAGTAGCGGATATGCTAACTATAATTAGAAATGCCAGCTCAGCTGAGTTCGAAAAAGTAGATATTCGAACTTCTAAGCTTAAGCTGGAGATTATTAAGATATTAAAGAATGAAGGTTACATTAAGAACTTCAAAAAAGTTTCAATTGATGATAAACCGTCTATTCGAGTATTCTTAAAATATGATGATAAAAACCAACCTGTTATTAATGGTATTAAAAGTGTTTCAACACCTGGTAGACGAGTTTACTCAGGTTACAAAGACATGCCAAGGGTTCTTAACGGTTTTGGAACTGTAATTGTTTCTTCATCTAACGGTGTTATTACTGGTAAAAAAGCAGTACAACAAAACGTTGGTGGTGAGATAATCTGTAAAGTTTGGTAG
- the rplF gene encoding 50S ribosomal protein L6, protein MSRIGRKPVAVPKGVVVTAKDDLLTVKGPKGELTQTFAPANGNIIFNISDNEIVVDRKNESKPTKSFHGLYRNLLNNMIIGVSEGFKKTLEINGVGYRAEIKDKSVIFSLGYSTLIEYVIPEGVTIDLPKNTIVEVSGIDKAVVGQAAAEIRSLRPPEPYKGKGIKYSDEHIQRKVGKTGVK, encoded by the coding sequence ATGTCTAGAATTGGTAGAAAACCTGTAGCTGTTCCTAAGGGTGTAGTTGTAACGGCTAAAGATGACTTATTGACAGTAAAAGGTCCAAAAGGAGAGTTAACTCAAACTTTCGCTCCTGCTAATGGAAATATTATTTTCAACATCAGCGACAATGAAATTGTTGTTGATAGAAAAAATGAATCCAAGCCAACAAAGTCTTTTCACGGACTTTACAGAAACCTTTTAAACAATATGATTATCGGTGTATCAGAAGGTTTTAAGAAAACTCTTGAAATCAATGGTGTTGGTTATAGAGCTGAGATTAAAGATAAAAGTGTTATCTTTAGTTTAGGTTATTCAACTTTAATTGAATATGTGATTCCTGAGGGTGTAACAATTGATCTTCCTAAGAATACAATTGTAGAAGTTTCTGGAATTGATAAAGCTGTTGTAGGTCAAGCTGCAGCAGAAATTAGAAGTCTTAGACCACCTGAGCCATATAAAGGTAAAGGTATTAAGTACTCTGATGAACATATTCAACGTAAAGTTGGTAAGACTGGTGTTAAGTAG
- the rplR gene encoding 50S ribosomal protein L18, with translation MKRVIEKNKRRVQRKNHIRKTLSGTALKPRLTVFRSNKNISLQVIDDVAGHTLVSATTLEAELKGTKSNIAGGTKIGQVIGQRLKEANIDTIVFDRNGYKYHGVVKAIAEAARETGIKF, from the coding sequence ATGAAAAGAGTAATAGAAAAGAACAAACGAAGAGTTCAAAGAAAAAATCATATTCGTAAGACTTTAAGTGGTACTGCATTAAAACCTAGATTAACTGTATTTAGAAGTAATAAAAATATTAGTTTACAGGTTATTGATGATGTTGCTGGTCATACTTTAGTTTCTGCTACTACATTAGAAGCAGAGCTAAAGGGAACTAAGTCAAATATTGCTGGTGGAACTAAGATTGGTCAAGTAATTGGCCAAAGACTTAAAGAAGCTAACATAGATACTATAGTATTCGATAGAAATGGTTATAAATATCACGGTGTGGTTAAAGCAATAGCTGAAGCTGCGAGAGAGACCGGAATTAAGTTCTAA
- the rpsE gene encoding 30S ribosomal protein S5 encodes MRRDSKRNVEKEFTEKLIRLNRVSKVVKGGRRFSFSALMVIGDGKGRVGYGFGKANDVTEAIRKSVADAKKNLITIPLKGDTIPHQILGEFKSASVLLKPATPGTGIIAGGPVRAVMECAGIKDVLAKSLGSKNTMNIEKAVFDGLSNLLNAKEVADARGKSINELWG; translated from the coding sequence GTGAGAAGAGATTCAAAACGAAATGTTGAAAAAGAATTTACCGAAAAGCTAATTCGGTTAAATCGAGTATCTAAAGTTGTAAAGGGTGGTCGAAGATTTTCTTTCTCTGCACTTATGGTAATAGGAGATGGTAAAGGTCGAGTTGGTTACGGTTTTGGTAAAGCAAACGACGTTACGGAAGCTATTAGAAAAAGTGTTGCTGATGCAAAGAAAAACTTAATAACTATTCCTTTAAAAGGTGATACAATTCCTCATCAGATTTTAGGAGAATTCAAAAGTGCATCAGTACTATTGAAGCCTGCTACTCCTGGTACAGGAATTATTGCTGGTGGACCGGTTAGAGCTGTGATGGAGTGTGCAGGTATTAAAGACGTACTTGCTAAATCTTTAGGTTCTAAAAACACAATGAATATTGAAAAAGCAGTATTCGATGGACTTTCAAATCTTTTAAATGCAAAAGAAGTTGCTGACGCAAGAGGAAAGTCTATTAACGAGTTGTGGGGTTAA
- the rpmD gene encoding 50S ribosomal protein L30, translating into MAKKIRVKLVRSTIGRKPNQVKTVKALGLRKLNSVVEKDVNPAILGMVNTVSHLVEVEEIS; encoded by the coding sequence ATGGCTAAGAAGATACGAGTTAAGCTTGTTAGAAGTACTATCGGTAGAAAACCAAATCAGGTAAAGACCGTAAAAGCTCTGGGTTTAAGAAAATTAAATTCTGTAGTTGAAAAAGATGTAAACCCTGCTATACTAGGTATGGTTAATACGGTTTCACATCTTGTAGAGGTTGAGGAGATCAGCTGA
- the rplO gene encoding 50S ribosomal protein L15 yields the protein MSDFNLKAPKGANKNKKMLGRGRGTGLGKTSGRGNNGQNSRSGGGTKLGFEGGQMPLFRRIASRGFSNHPFKTEYQAVNLDQLEDRFNDGDKVNLETLVANGLIKRSEKLVKILAAGEITKKLEIESVKVSASAKEKIEKAGGKVL from the coding sequence ATGAGTGATTTTAACTTAAAAGCACCAAAAGGTGCCAATAAAAATAAAAAGATGCTTGGTAGAGGACGTGGTACTGGACTAGGAAAAACTTCCGGTCGTGGTAACAATGGTCAAAACTCTAGAAGTGGTGGTGGAACTAAATTAGGTTTCGAGGGTGGTCAAATGCCACTATTTAGAAGAATCGCATCAAGAGGTTTTTCTAACCATCCTTTTAAAACAGAGTATCAAGCTGTTAATTTAGATCAGCTTGAAGATAGATTTAACGATGGAGACAAAGTTAATCTTGAAACTCTTGTGGCAAATGGTCTAATAAAGAGATCAGAGAAACTTGTTAAGATTCTCGCAGCTGGTGAAATTACTAAGAAATTAGAAATTGAATCAGTAAAAGTTTCTGCTAGTGCTAAAGAGAAAATCGAAAAAGCTGGCGGAAAGGTTTTATAA
- the secY gene encoding preprotein translocase subunit SecY: protein MAGNPLVDMFRVKDLRKRILYTLGILLVYRLGSVLPIPGIDVHALKNYFEQQANTGTSLGLVEYLNFFAGGAFKQSSIFMLGVMPYITMSIVMQLLLIVFPSLKKIQEEEGGRKKITKITRYGTVALCLVQGFASITWIKSIDVINRSFSTGMFYVVALITITTGTMFVLWMGEQITQKGVGNGVSLIIFSGIVSKMPNAFSLLIDEVRSGNLNPIFILITVMLFVVVIIAVIYEQQGQRRIPINYAKRAGANTYIPFKVNPSGVIPVIFASSITAIIPQLAKMLGNKSAGWAKFAEIFAPHSFPYLIVLTLLIVFFAYFYTQVTVNPLEIAKNIRENGGSIPGIRSEHMESHLTRILNRILLPGSLFLALIALIPSLIIILFQFPQQVAYLMGGTSLLIMVGVDLDTMSQIEGHLKMHHHDGLVKKGKLRSSKL from the coding sequence ATGGCTGGAAATCCACTAGTTGACATGTTCAGAGTAAAGGATCTTCGAAAGAGGATCCTATATACTCTTGGAATATTGTTAGTTTACAGACTTGGTTCTGTACTTCCGATCCCTGGGATCGATGTGCACGCATTAAAAAATTACTTTGAGCAACAAGCTAATACTGGTACAAGTTTAGGCTTAGTTGAGTATTTAAACTTCTTTGCAGGTGGAGCTTTTAAACAGAGTTCTATCTTTATGTTAGGTGTAATGCCTTACATTACAATGTCTATTGTTATGCAATTATTATTAATTGTATTTCCTTCTTTGAAGAAGATTCAAGAAGAAGAGGGCGGAAGAAAAAAGATAACTAAAATTACTCGGTACGGTACTGTTGCACTATGTTTAGTTCAAGGTTTTGCTTCAATAACATGGATTAAAAGTATTGATGTTATTAATAGATCTTTCTCAACAGGAATGTTTTATGTTGTTGCGTTAATTACAATAACTACCGGAACAATGTTTGTACTATGGATGGGTGAGCAAATTACACAAAAAGGTGTAGGTAATGGTGTTTCGCTTATTATCTTCTCAGGAATTGTATCTAAAATGCCTAATGCATTTTCTTTACTAATTGATGAGGTAAGATCAGGAAACTTAAATCCAATATTTATCCTTATAACAGTAATGTTATTTGTAGTAGTTATTATAGCTGTTATTTATGAGCAACAAGGACAGAGAAGAATTCCTATTAACTATGCAAAGAGAGCAGGTGCTAATACCTATATCCCTTTCAAAGTTAATCCATCGGGAGTTATTCCTGTAATTTTTGCTTCTTCAATTACAGCAATTATTCCACAATTAGCTAAAATGTTAGGTAATAAAAGTGCAGGTTGGGCAAAGTTCGCTGAGATTTTTGCACCTCACTCATTTCCTTATTTAATAGTATTAACACTATTAATTGTATTTTTTGCATATTTTTATACGCAGGTTACTGTTAACCCCCTTGAAATTGCTAAAAATATAAGAGAGAATGGTGGTTCAATACCTGGTATTAGATCAGAACACATGGAGTCCCATTTGACTAGGATCCTCAACAGAATCCTACTTCCTGGTTCTCTTTTTCTGGCACTAATTGCATTAATACCATCGTTGATTATTATTTTGTTCCAATTCCCGCAACAAGTAGCGTATCTAATGGGAGGAACTTCATTATTAATTATGGTAGGTGTTGATCTTGATACAATGAGTCAAATTGAAGGTCATTTAAAAATGCACCATCATGATGGACTTGTAAAAAAAGGTAAGCTTCGATCAAGCAAACTTTAG
- the rpmJ gene encoding 50S ribosomal protein L36, which translates to MKVRVSVKPMCDKCKIIKRHGVVRVICSASPKHKQRQG; encoded by the coding sequence ATGAAAGTTAGAGTTAGTGTAAAGCCAATGTGTGATAAATGTAAAATTATCAAACGACATGGTGTTGTTAGGGTTATTTGCAGTGCAAGCCCTAAACATAAACAGAGACAAGGGTAG
- the rpsM gene encoding 30S ribosomal protein S13 gives MARIAGIDLPNKHLSIALTYIYGIGRTTATQICDKAGLAHDVRTADLTQDDLGKIKDIIENEYTVEGRLRSEVSLNIKRLMDIGCYRGLRHRRKLPVRGQRTKTNARTRKGKAKTVARKKK, from the coding sequence ATGGCTCGTATAGCTGGTATAGATTTACCTAATAAACATTTATCTATTGCTCTTACATATATTTACGGAATTGGACGAACTACAGCAACACAAATTTGTGACAAAGCTGGTTTAGCTCATGATGTAAGAACAGCAGACCTTACTCAAGATGATTTAGGTAAGATTAAAGATATTATTGAGAATGAATATACTGTTGAAGGTAGATTAAGATCTGAAGTATCATTAAATATTAAAAGATTAATGGATATTGGATGTTACAGAGGTCTTCGACATAGAAGAAAACTTCCTGTTCGTGGTCAGAGAACTAAGACTAATGCTCGAACTCGAAAGGGTAAAGCTAAAACAGTTGCTCGAAAGAAAAAGTAG
- the rpsK gene encoding 30S ribosomal protein S11 produces the protein MAKVKKRKDKKTVFEGKVFVQATFNNTIVTVTDLKGNALSWSSAGSLGFKGAKKSTPFAAQTTAETAVNKALDMGLKEVHVYVKGPGVGRESAIRSLGALGLRVKTITDITPIPHNGCRPRKSRRV, from the coding sequence TTGGCTAAGGTTAAGAAAAGAAAAGATAAAAAAACGGTATTTGAAGGAAAAGTGTTTGTACAAGCAACCTTCAATAATACTATAGTTACTGTAACAGACTTAAAAGGTAATGCTCTTTCATGGAGTAGTGCTGGATCTTTAGGTTTTAAAGGTGCTAAAAAATCAACTCCATTTGCTGCTCAAACAACTGCAGAAACAGCTGTTAATAAAGCTTTGGATATGGGTTTAAAAGAAGTGCACGTTTATGTTAAAGGTCCTGGTGTAGGTAGAGAGTCTGCTATTAGATCTTTAGGTGCACTTGGTTTAAGAGTTAAAACAATTACTGATATTACTCCAATACCTCACAATGGTTGTAGACCAAGAAAGAGTCGGAGAGTGTAA
- a CDS encoding DNA-directed RNA polymerase subunit alpha codes for MARKSLLKGLKKPKGISFEHSETTPNYGKFAAYPFERGYGATLGNTLRRVLLSSIQGHAVTSVRITSFDNEGTSKVIASEFESIPHVVEETPIFLANLKRLQLSLPEDVEQLTILVEYSGEGQLTGANLEKDGIEVFNKDLVLCNTMPDANFEIEVQVELGRGYVPSELNEKYIDVVGTIPMDSDFSPIRKVQYNIENTRVGDRSDFDKLVFELWTDGSIKPEDAIAEAAKIIKDQFTVFINFDENCIEGEEERDEEQEKINELLATPVEELELSVRSSNCLKNAQIKTIGELTTKTEDEIAKTRNFGKKSLLEIKDKLKDWNLSLGMTDYSVLKNTIKLEKNKED; via the coding sequence ATGGCTAGAAAATCTTTACTTAAAGGTTTAAAGAAACCAAAAGGTATATCATTTGAACATTCAGAGACAACTCCTAATTACGGAAAGTTTGCAGCTTATCCGTTTGAAAGGGGATATGGTGCAACTCTTGGTAATACTTTAAGAAGGGTTCTTCTTTCCTCAATACAGGGGCATGCGGTTACATCAGTACGTATAACCAGTTTTGATAATGAAGGAACATCTAAAGTTATTGCTAGTGAGTTTGAATCAATTCCACATGTTGTAGAAGAGACTCCAATTTTTTTAGCAAACTTAAAAAGATTGCAACTGTCCCTTCCTGAGGATGTAGAACAACTAACAATTTTAGTTGAATACTCTGGAGAGGGTCAATTAACTGGAGCAAATCTTGAAAAGGATGGAATTGAAGTTTTTAATAAAGATTTAGTTCTTTGTAACACAATGCCTGATGCAAACTTTGAAATTGAAGTTCAAGTAGAGTTAGGTAGGGGTTATGTTCCTTCTGAGTTAAATGAAAAGTATATAGATGTTGTTGGAACAATCCCTATGGATTCAGACTTTTCACCAATAAGAAAAGTTCAATATAACATTGAGAATACAAGAGTTGGTGATAGATCGGATTTTGATAAATTAGTATTTGAGTTATGGACTGATGGTTCTATTAAACCAGAAGACGCTATAGCTGAAGCTGCTAAGATTATTAAAGATCAGTTTACTGTATTTATTAATTTTGATGAAAATTGTATTGAAGGTGAAGAAGAGAGAGATGAAGAACAGGAGAAAATTAACGAATTGTTAGCTACTCCAGTTGAAGAACTTGAACTTTCAGTTAGATCAAGCAATTGTCTAAAAAATGCACAAATTAAAACAATTGGTGAATTAACTACTAAAACTGAAGATGAGATTGCAAAAACAAGAAACTTTGGTAAAAAGTCTCTTTTAGAAATTAAAGATAAGCTTAAGGATTGGAATTTATCACTAGGTATGACTGACTATAGTGTACTAAAAAATACGATTAAGCTTGAAAAGAATAAGGAAGATTAG
- the rplQ gene encoding 50S ribosomal protein L17: protein MHNRVGFKRLGRKASHRKALHRNMVTSLFKHERITTTKAKAGEIKRTAEKLITRAKVDSVHNRRMVAKVMWDKAILNKLFVEIAPLFSERPGGYTRTLKLGQRQGDAAEMVILELVEKTADKSDK from the coding sequence ATGCACAATAGAGTAGGATTTAAAAGACTTGGAAGAAAAGCAAGTCACAGAAAAGCTCTACATAGAAATATGGTGACTTCATTATTTAAGCACGAGAGAATTACTACAACAAAAGCTAAAGCTGGTGAAATAAAAAGAACAGCTGAAAAACTTATTACTCGAGCAAAAGTTGATTCTGTTCATAACAGAAGAATGGTTGCTAAAGTTATGTGGGATAAAGCAATTTTAAACAAATTATTTGTTGAAATCGCACCATTATTCTCGGAAAGACCTGGTGGTTATACAAGAACATTAAAGCTTGGACAACGACAGGGTGATGCTGCCGAAATGGTAATACTTGAGCTTGTTGAAAAAACAGCTGATAAAAGTGATAAATAA
- a CDS encoding cache domain-containing protein: MKSTTKILTSLTISIILFTGFIYFSFSKGFNYIETNFYSKKISREVSENLENSLSLLDKLHKKSIEKFNNVLKDDSVLNIFSSEYTDNEIISRDKLFKELDRNILGYDSIRIISLDGKRIQFSTIPSDIRSQSDQKRNYLNVNQVEDDDFFSSVKLNNEDSKIIYNEDTNQFIYVLPFVDKYDVLKGFSLFYVSISGFRYMLSQEGFISSTEEAFIVDAGGVLFNLTRNQFNIVKNEVNNFWSKEVPLKEVYISQNESQESYILFTETLGGIGSVGRIVPSDDLKLTTYMKALLFLTLFLVLVFVNFLILNVRQDKEIILQNRIKRFQIKFLHDYIENKSELDWNHWQDEIKSRKKQVHDELIKNLGDYSFKHKDEVDRLIDSGWNDIIDVITSKIPKPIKDETVKINAEQIEEILERVLAKGVKVKGFEKGLTVPSVKVDKSSTMKKIDSEDNFSDMKPIDVEEVDELDNIEELDELEELDEVDDFDNSEDFSDMKPIDVEEVDDFDNSEDFSDMKPIEVEELEDNVHTSEELDELDEVEELDEVEELDEVEELGEVEELDEVEELDEVEELDEVEELDELDELDELDELDELDDNVHTSEELDELEEVSDIYMFDSPEESNKRILDTIEMEEEGEDVKIIDLEPYISLIENKADIVKNESISNLNETDYDQNSIVTISDIDFDLSLGEDELEETPELESYGSYGYNFDQYLEQFPSSSSQLFKGILKITRDFNTHAAAIIREHEIVVNLAVNEEIIDLIIKEMNEGVLKRHIGDTKAVVIKNIDKKPYSDIFNTRDNFNEAVIIPIKYKNLNSNLILFYPEMNNDIINVFESLNKK, from the coding sequence GTGAAGTCAACAACTAAAATACTTACAAGTTTAACTATCTCCATAATATTATTTACAGGTTTTATTTATTTTTCATTTTCTAAAGGGTTTAACTATATAGAAACAAATTTTTATAGCAAAAAAATTAGTAGAGAAGTATCTGAGAACTTAGAGAATTCACTTTCCTTATTAGATAAACTACATAAAAAAAGTATTGAGAAATTTAATAATGTATTAAAAGATGATAGCGTACTAAACATCTTTAGTTCCGAATACACAGATAATGAAATAATCTCTAGAGATAAGTTATTTAAAGAGTTAGATAGGAATATTCTTGGTTATGATTCTATTCGTATTATATCCCTTGATGGTAAAAGAATACAGTTTAGTACTATCCCTTCGGATATACGTTCACAGAGTGATCAAAAACGTAACTACTTAAATGTTAACCAGGTTGAAGATGATGACTTTTTTTCTAGTGTTAAACTTAATAATGAAGATAGTAAAATAATATATAACGAAGATACTAATCAATTTATATACGTACTCCCATTTGTCGATAAATATGACGTTCTTAAGGGGTTTTCCCTCTTTTATGTAAGTATTAGTGGTTTTAGATATATGCTTAGCCAGGAAGGGTTTATTTCATCAACAGAAGAAGCTTTTATAGTTGACGCTGGTGGTGTCTTGTTTAACTTAACTAGGAATCAATTTAATATAGTTAAAAACGAGGTAAATAATTTTTGGTCTAAAGAAGTACCTTTAAAAGAGGTTTATATAAGTCAAAATGAGTCACAAGAATCATATATCCTATTTACTGAAACACTTGGTGGCATTGGTTCCGTGGGACGTATAGTTCCCTCTGATGATCTGAAATTAACAACTTATATGAAGGCTCTTCTTTTTCTAACTCTTTTTCTTGTTCTTGTTTTTGTCAACTTCTTAATATTGAATGTACGGCAAGATAAAGAGATCATACTACAAAATAGAATTAAACGTTTTCAAATAAAGTTCTTGCATGACTATATAGAAAATAAAAGTGAATTAGATTGGAACCATTGGCAAGATGAAATTAAGTCTAGAAAAAAACAAGTACATGATGAATTAATAAAAAATCTTGGTGATTACTCTTTTAAACATAAGGATGAGGTTGATAGGCTTATTGACTCTGGTTGGAATGATATTATTGATGTAATTACTTCAAAGATTCCTAAACCTATTAAAGATGAAACAGTTAAAATTAATGCTGAACAGATAGAAGAAATACTTGAGAGAGTTTTGGCTAAGGGTGTTAAAGTAAAGGGTTTTGAAAAAGGTCTTACTGTTCCTTCAGTTAAAGTAGATAAGTCCTCCACTATGAAAAAGATTGATTCAGAAGATAACTTCTCTGATATGAAGCCAATTGATGTCGAAGAAGTTGATGAGCTTGACAACATTGAAGAGTTAGACGAATTAGAAGAGTTAGACGAAGTTGATGATTTTGACAACAGTGAAGACTTCTCTGATATGAAACCAATTGATGTCGAAGAAGTTGATGATTTTGACAACAGTGAAGACTTCTCCGATATGAAACCAATTGAGGTTGAAGAATTAGAAGACAATGTGCATACATCTGAAGAGTTAGACGAGTTAGACGAAGTTGAAGAGTTAGACGAAGTTGAAGAGTTAGACGAAGTTGAAGAGTTAGGCGAAGTTGAAGAGTTAGACGAAGTTGAAGAGTTAGATGAAGTTGAAGAGTTAGATGAAGTTGAAGAGTTAGACGAGTTAGACGAGTTAGACGAGTTAGACGAGTTAGATGAGTTAGATGACAATGTGCATACATCTGAAGAGTTAGACGAATTAGAAGAAGTTAGTGATATATACATGTTTGATTCACCTGAAGAGAGTAATAAAAGAATACTTGATACTATAGAGATGGAAGAAGAAGGGGAAGATGTAAAAATAATTGACCTTGAACCATATATAAGCCTTATTGAAAATAAAGCAGATATAGTAAAAAACGAAAGTATATCAAACTTGAATGAAACTGATTATGATCAGAACTCAATTGTGACAATTAGCGATATTGATTTTGACCTTTCCTTAGGTGAGGATGAGTTAGAAGAGACTCCTGAGTTGGAGTCTTATGGAAGTTATGGTTATAACTTTGATCAATACTTAGAACAATTTCCATCTTCCAGTTCACAACTCTTTAAAGGGATATTAAAAATTACCCGTGACTTTAATACCCATGCTGCAGCCATCATTAGGGAGCATGAAATAGTTGTAAACTTAGCTGTAAATGAAGAAATAATAGACTTAATTATTAAAGAGATGAATGAGGGTGTTCTTAAGAGGCATATTGGAGATACAAAGGCTGTTGTTATCAAAAATATTGATAAAAAACCATATTCTGATATATTTAATACTAGGGATAATTTTAACGAGGCTGTAATAATACCTATAAAATATAAAAATTTAAATTCAAATTTAATTTTATTTTATCCTGAAATGAATAATGATATAATTAATGTATTCGAATCATTAAATAAAAAATAG